ACCTTCCAAATTGAAGGCCACTATgttgatcattcagccatggaAGTGAACaaatattgtaggcctacctaCTTTAAGACAGTAAAACTGTGTATTGTACTACCAGTGCCTGCTAGGGAGtttccaatatttaaaaaaatttataaaaaaaaaaaaaaaaaaaaaaaaaaaaagcaaattgaGACAGTAACTAAGTGAAATAGGGTTTTAGAGGTTTGTATTAGAAATACAGTATTGCAGTTGCAGTGAGTCATGTGTTGTTCTCTTATACCTGTCTCAGGCTTCCTATCTATTGTATCTTTGCTGATAACCTCAGAAGTTTCAGCAATACAGCAGGATTATGACTAAAAAACCCTCAGAAGTTAAGTCAAGATCAATGGGAACAAGGCTAGTTGTGTGCACCAATGAAAACTCCTTAACTTTCCTCTCATACTGGATTCCCACAAACTTAATGCTGGTCTCTTACATCGATGTACTGGATGTGTACTACATAATCTTTGGATTTCATACCCCCTTTCCTATTTTTTCATACCCTAACTAAATTACCTTTCACATATATTCACTTGCCAAAAAAAAAAGATGTCATCACTAGGAACAAGGTCTCGTGAAGCCTGGTTGATATACATGAATGTTTCATGGTTCAATTGGTTCAATATTATACGGTACATATCCAACATTTTGAGAACTTTAAGATAATTTAAGCATAAATGTGGTATATACTTACAGTATTCCTTTTATAGTTTAATAATGGTACAGCCTCAGCCACCAATTTTTAGATCAGAGGTGATGTCACAGCAACGAAAATGCAATTCTATTTGATGGttcctaatttaatttaattttgcagcTCACACCGAGTGCGCCACCACATGCACACAATAATGATACAAAGTGCCAAGATTTTTGATAACCCAGCAAAACTCTACTGTGACCTCAGTTGGGACCAAATCTGCATGCTTGGGATAATGAGTCAGATGCTCAGATGCTCTACAGCTTATATACCAGTAAAACAATACTGCTTCATGGAATGTTAAAGACATGGCAATCAATAAAGACTTCACAAATTTTTTAACGAAGTCGATGAAACAACTTTTTAAGGAAAACCTGCTTACACAATAATGTCATTTAAATCAGTTTTGAACTAACATAATATACCAGTAATACAAGTCTGCAGCGTAcattacgagaagtgtaataataaaagtaactataataatattactactactgacATGAATTTGTTGCAGAAATAAGCATTCATAATTTGGTATTTTCACGCCATAAAATGGATCAATTCGTCAGATTAACCCATATTCCATTAGATTAACCAACtaattttctcactaacaaccaACAAAACATTCTACCAAAATATATGCTGTATATGCATAGGCTTAAACTGAATGGAAATTACTGATTGAAGTCTACTAACCTAACTCTCATTCGGTCGCATGTGACATATTACAATTAGAAATAATGAATAGAATAGAAAATATATTAATCTGTAAGCATGAATTTTGATAACTAGGGCCTACAGGCAAATAAATTCAAGACAGATCCCATCAATTAAAGAACACCAATTTTCTAATGTTCTATCTGACTGCTACTAATGTACAcccaagatgaaaataaataaacagagaATTATTGGCCTGACCTTATTAGCACTTAATTAGGAATTGTATTTGATATAAACGATGATGATCTACATTTATTCTATACGTTCAATATCAGCAATTGCATATGTAAtacatggattttggacccgttaGTAGCTGATATGAAAGTATAATGACAGAATACGTAAAGATAAGGATATATTAATACATATCATTATTTACATTatgtaataaatttatattttataggAATCTACTGATCTAGCAGATGATCAGAGGCCATGTTGTTTACCTGTCAAGTTCCGACAGCACCTGCAATTCTTGGTTTGTTAAGTTGATGTCGTCGGGTTCCTGTGCCATTTTCTAGGTTACTAGTGAACTACATAAATTTTTATCATTGAAACCACTGCTACAGATACCGTTTCAAATTTCACTTTCACTCAAAACAACAAACACTTTCACTAATAACCACAAACCAATTCCGAAGAATATCCACGCGCCTACTATTCCCAGACAGAGGTTTTAAGGGATTGTCGGAATCAGTACATTAAATGTCGTGAATAATTTTTATAAAGTACAAGTCATTGAAACATCACGGGTGTAGTTTCACTACGAAGGAATTTTAAGTAAACACTATGTTTATATCTACTTTTGTAAATGAGACAAGAATATAttaagaataaaaatttaatgCTAAATTGCTGAAGGTCACTCGTACTGGAGATTTCGTCTCCTTACTATCTCCGATTGACCCCCCACTCCAGAGTTCAAGAGTGAAGCTCCAAGTTTCAAGACTAAAGAACGGCGGACATGTTTTCGGAATAGTCAGCTGTTGGGTCATTTAATACAGAGAGAAAGCCGACACAGAAGGGCTGTGACGACGGATTTGTCAgtaattttttttgtttgaatCTTGTTGTAGGTGTGAAAATAAGTTTTAAACTACTGGAATGTTAAGATATATTGCTACATACTGATTGAAACAATAATTTAATTCTTTAGGAGTTATTGAAATCCATTGACTGTTATATTTATAGCATTTGGGCGTATATGTCAGTGCAGTCTTGAGTGCAATTGTTCGGGTGTGCTGTGGATGAGAAGATTCTAATATTTTAATAGATAACACATTTTGAAAGGAAATTATGGCCCCTCCGTCGAGGAAGTCgaataaaaaagaagaagaggaagaagagcttATTAATATAGACGAAGTGGCAAAGGAAACGAAGAGTTTTATTGACAAAGTTCTTGGTGATGTTGGAAAATCTTCTGCTACTAAACAGCTTCTTATTGGAACAGCGTCAGGATGGCAAGTATTATTTTGTAAAGAGAGTTAGTGtgccaaaataataattttaaatacggTATCAGCTATTTTGCTACTAGATGTAATTATATATTGAAGGTTATATTCCGCATACCTTATCATGCTCCAGAGGAATGTGCTAAGTAATTGTGAGAACTACTGTAAATTGGAACTCTGATATCAAAACTGATATTTGCTTTTCAGGTGTACAGGCTTTGTAACTATGAAAGTTGGGAAGATAGCTGCAGTTGCTGTAGGTGGTGGCATTATATTACTTCAAATAGCAAGCCATAAAGGCTATGTAAAAATCAACTGGGACAAAGTGTACAAACAAGTTGATAAAGTAACAGACAAAGTGGAAGAGAAGGCAACAGGGGAAAGTTCCAAGTGGATGGAGAAGGTGTGGTTTCAAGTTATTTCTATCTTCTTTGTTGTTATTGTCCAGCATAATTGCCTGTTTATATTTAATCAATAAGCTAAGATCGGGATTAGTGATATGCCCACATTATTTTGTTCAATATCGTGACATACACCGATTATTAATGTGgtgacagagctgtgagcttgcattcaggagatagtgggttcgaactccactgtcggcagccctgaagatggttttccatggtttcccattcacaccagacatatgctaGGGCTGTACAGTCCGCGGAaattttagtgatacttcgttttacgggaTGAGTAAGGAGGAGCTACCCCACTTCCGGTAATACTgcaaactgaatggaaatgaaatctgaattgactagatagtatgatcgatcaatatgaattttctaaacccttattatattaagccaacaactatcacacacacattatataaaattatataacatttctcaatgcgaatcttgttccaagcatgaattctcagaaatatcaccttggctttgctgtgtaaacaacagtactagtacgtaaagtgtacgtcagatgtctcacggcgatgcataattgattcatagtttgtgtgtcaaaggttgccaatatgaatcttgtaatttctcaactgttcaattggatattgtaaaaTTACTGTAATCGTTCAACCAACGGTAGTAATTAATGTATGAACATGGACAccagacactttataccctttctcccctaaccGTTTCCATGTAAATATAAACTTTGTGTATGAATGATGAcgccagacactttataccctttctcccctatctgtttccatgtaaatatatgtaaaaattttatatttttctatgaTTTCCTAATAGAGTAGTGTCAATtgttcttcggaccaccactgctggactctgctaaataccctgtaccgggcgagttggccgtgtgcgtagaggcgcgcggctgtgagcttgcatccgggagatagtaggttcgaatcccactatcggcagccctgaagatggttttccgtggtttcccattttcacaccaggcaaatgctggggctgtaccttaattaaggccacggccgcttcccttccaactcctaggcccttcatatcccatcgtcgccataagacctatctgtgtcggtgcgacgtaaagcccctagcaaaaaataaataccctgtgattttacgcattggtgctgactactgtgtctataaacatttattgtttaactgtatcatgTTTGTATCTTagtgtttacaatttaattaccagtcaggtacctgatttatgccttgaggaggtactatgactgatgatgccctcaatgaagggcgaaacatgtctcaataggaaataataataaattcctaagtgtttaaaaatttataatgtattgaatatgtgacacaataaaccctttagcatccgacattcagtatcttcaatacggattaacaatgatatttaccaCTCGCactaaccgaggtctaccgattcagcactagagagccgaagtatcactaaacgttttgcgtactataccttaattaaggccacggacacttccttcccactcctagccctttgctgtcccatcgttgccataagacctatctgtgtcggtgcaacataaagccatttATGAAAAGGTGACTGACCGTTTGGAAAATCTCTTGTCTTTTCAGATGACAAGTCATgtgcttgcttgtttgtttatgGCCTGTTGACAGGAGTAATTGCAAAGTGAGAttgtttccatttctttttttaactttattggaaGTTACTTAAAACCTGAGCATGCTTCATAAATTTCTGTGACGTGGATGCTACTCTGTTACACATATTTGGGCCTGGTCAATGTTAATATCTTTAACTATTACACATAGTCAGAGTGATGGATTTTATAATCTGAGCTACCAGAGCACAAAGAGGGACACGACTtggaatatgtctgagatgcccactttTATTTCGTatcagctggtatcccgactctcagaaccacttactaggccactcatctGGGTACTTCTGTAGAGCCTTCATGGGATATGGGAGTAAAAAGACATATAAAAATTATGTGAAATAATATAGAAGAGAGGTCATTCCTTAATGCTTTAGCAGCGACTCCACCAACCTACCTGTCAGTCAAATATAGAACAATTGAAACAGAGGCACAGTAAACCTCAGATTGTGTTGTTGTCCAGCTTAGGTCAGCTGTTATGAAGACTAGTTTTCTATTGCCTCTGATAGAGCTTGCATCATGTGTGGCCACAAGGCTGCCACCTTGGTTGAAAATTCAAAAACCATACAGTTTCAAATTGTCATGGCGTAACTTATGCCCGTAACCTTTATTTTTTGCCATTTCGTCACTGTTTTGGTCACATTTTAGCAGGATTccaggggatgctagaggcctgttggccACTTTGTGACCCTAACCTAACGGCTTATGCCCCCACACCTTCTTTGCTTGCACCCCAGCTCGGTGGTAttatcactagctggacctaacatcCTTAGTTGGTAGCCTTGTGTAGCGCGTTGTGACAATTGAGCAGCACCATGTTAAATCTATAACTATCTTTCACAAAGGCTGAATGGAAGCTCTGCTCTCACCTTTTGCCACTGGTTCACAAACTAGTACTTGCCTACAAACAGGTGAGGACAATGGCAGAAGGGAACACTGAAATGAGGAGATAAGTTGAGAATAAACTCGACGGATGAAGTTATATGTATAAACTGGCTGTGGTGACAGGGTCaggtgaggcaaatggaggagaaaaggttatctaggagaataatagacgtggtcatggagggtaaaaaaaacaaaaaaggagACCAAAGCAATGATGAGTACACTCAATTTTTGATGATTTAAGAATCAGAAGTGTAAACTAAAAAAGCCTCCaagctagttacaagtagaggattgtagAGCCATTTAGTTAGTTCAAAGACACTTGCAGACTGACTGGTGTGAGTCTGTAAGATAGATGTGTCAGTGTTGGAAGTTGCTCTGCTGTAAAACTGTTATTAACTATGCAACAGTTGCGCTCTCTTTAGGACATGGGTAGTTGCGTGCAGCATTTTGTTTCGCAGATCAAAATTCTGTTGGATAGCCCTTGTATGTTAgttgaaaaaattatatttaacatagatggaaattaatattcatttgtttattacattaagggccggttctaccacctactggtaaagtagcgcataACTTGCCCTCCgcataaaaggatgtttccgttcgtccactcccaggtagcgctatcggtagcataaatcgtagttacctggCGCGTAAATTATCGgtcacttcgagggcccgataagactacctgccgggcaagttttgagagctgagcATTATTAGGTGTATTTcaggtgacatacaacttaaattggcttagtatactgaaaaaagcatgatactaTAACGTGATCGAtactgtattgcaggattttgaacagtaatgcttcctttgagttgcaacggtcacaccagcctctcgcattggtagcgaagggaacacattttatacgtcaagctttcgcaaagaaaccgTAAAAGGATATTTGCAAATCATTTCAAataggctttaattttctactttttcagttttcagtcaCCAGGTATAATTTAGTGTATGTATCCTGAATACCTCGAGCTTTCCCGCAGCGTaatgataatacagatgttgattcccatagggaatctgtaatatttgttccgaatgagtaaatttataataccaatataaatggtccgttattggacattataaattttccagctaactcattcctggttgccagcgtttcgccctcgtgtgctaggctgggctcatcagttggtacctagcatgcctaccaagacgcatggctagtgcataccatggaggccactgcgtaggccaattgtagccaccggcagtgccaatgcactgtgagacactgtctcactactaaaaattgatgcctgtttggccatcagataatacagatgttgattcccatagggaatctgtaatatttgttccgaatgagtaaatttataataccaatataaatggtccgttattggacatcataaattttccagctaactcattcctggttgccagcgtttcgccctcgtgtgttaggctgggctcatcagttggtacctagcacacctaccaagacacatggctagtgcataccatggaggccactgcgtaggccaattgtagccaccggcagtgccaatgcactatgagacactgtctcactactaaaaattgatgcctgcttggctatcagataatacagatgttggtaggtgtgctaggtaccaactgatgagcccagcctagcacacgagggcgaaacgctggcaaccaggaatgagttagcaggaaaatttataatgtccaataacggaccatttatattggtattataaatttactcattcggaacaaatattacagattccctatgggaatcaacatctgtattatctgatggccaagcaggcatcaatttttagtagtgagacagtgtctcatagtgcattggcactgccggtggctacaattggcctacgcagtggcctccatggtatgcactagccatgcgtcgtggtaggtgtgctagataccaactgatgagcccagcctagcacatgagggcgaaacgctggcaaccaggaatgagttagctggaaaatttataatgtccaataacggaccatttatattggtattataaatttactcattcggaacaaatattacagattccctatgggaatcaacatctgtattatctgatggccaagcaggcatcaatttttagtagtgagacagtgtctcatagtgcattggcactgccggtggctacaattggcctacgcagtggcctccatggtatgcactagccatgcgtcttggtaggtgtgctaggtaccaactgatgagcccagcctagcacacgagggcgaaacgctggcaaccaggaatgagttagctggaaaatttataatgtccaataacggaccatttatattggtattataaatttactcattcggaacaaatattacagattccctatgggaatcaacatctgtattatctgatggccaagcaggcatcaatttttagtagcgagacagtgtctcatagtgcattggcactgccggtggctacaattggcctacgcagtggcctccatggtatgcactagccatgcgtcttggtaggtgtgctaggtaccaactgatgagtccagcctagcacacgagagcgaaacgctggcaaccaggaatgagttagctggaaaatttataatgtccaataacggaccatttatattggtattgcgtAATGATAACGCGCTCTCTTTGTAATACGATGTATGTAGGTTCGAGCCTTCATTATGACGAAtcctttttattttcattattagcgttatATTAATCTGtgtgcctcttttcatacgttcttttgttaataatatattcaatgaaatgtttaatcacaatattatgtctactatatgtgtgctacttatagaaagtgatgattaatatagcatataggactgtagcccaggtagcagattccctatcagttgtttacgtagtcttcttgtaaatgatttcaaagaaattggaaactgttCCATTCCCGAAtgcctcttcctatgaatggatatttaccccgattagttctttaacagtatcttccaactttatcttcatgaagttaaacattagaatgaaatgcattatcaataaatggaagcgtgtagaactaaacgaggtcacagagctagttgcaaatactGTAGAGCATTGTGGAGATActtaataaattcacagaagcctgctGATAGAATTCACAAAGGCtgtaagtccgtaaggaagatgtgggtgtatatacgtatatggaagcgcgtcaaaagagttaagaacaacggcagggaacgaaaataaattataaaatgtaaattagaaagacggtgAAAACCTGCATAcgttctattacggagcgagcgacttgaccaatctactacgagaatactttccaaacatgctgccttacatgacaggttataaatggcgtaagaaaatgtaatctcgagattttaatcgcaattaggtattgatattgaagctcatagattaaattcacgaaagcttgacataaatcgttgtccataactcttaagactccccttattaggctttttggtgataatcaacagatgcaagcacaggaaaataaggcAATCGAAATTAGCTTCACACATCTGACGATAGATACCACCACACTAGAAAGCGTGAAgttgctgaaaatcagtctagccaactctgCATAtcagtgtctagctccgggtagctacccagcgcttgcgcggaggtggttgcacgcaaggcaaagtgccagctgatttacacccccaggtagtttacctcccgggcagctgccagccgcTTTACCAGTAGATTGTTGAACCCGCCCTAAGAAACAAATATGCATGTTAATATcataaaggaaataaaatatatgTAGAAAATTTATATGTGTCAGATAATATGAATTATATCTATGAAAAGGAATCGTACATTAACTTCACAAACATATGTAAAATATACATGGCATTCGAGCACTGCAGATCAGTGATAAAATGAAACAAAGAATGTAACTAGTATTTTTAGGTCCAACCAGACACTTTTCAACACAGTCGAAAATACGCATTGAAACAACAAAGTAGAGAAAATTCATTTCAAATTTGGAACTCAAAACAATAACTTAAGTCATAAAGTAAATAGTAAATTTTCTTCTTCGTATTCTCTTTGACACAGATTGCAACACATGTTTTTTTTACTATGACTTTTATGTACCCAGTTCTGGCACTGAGCACAGCAGACTATTGTCCTGTTATTCTTCTGTAAAGAACTTTCGTAATAAGGACCAGTTTCCCAGATTGATGCAGAAGTTTATTTCACCTCTACTGCTCTTTATTTTGATAGGAAGATTTGAAGGTCACGAGGTAGGTTCATGAACTTTTGCTCTGTTTCTCAGATGTTTTTCCATCATCTCAAACATCAGTGCTTTTAGTAATTCTCCCCCATTTTCTCCTCATTCAGGTTTGTTGAATCAGTGTATAATGTGTGCATTGATGCCTGCTATCTCCAAATGCCGCAAAAATAGGGACATCGGTCAGCGTCTAATTACCCTGTTGTATATAAAATGTTTTGAATAGTATGCTCCAAGTTTACAGCATCACTGAGGTTTATTCTTCCTTCACAATTCATGTTTTCCTTGAAATATTAAAATTCCAATTCATATTGTGAGCTGATGTAATTAACATTATATGAAAGTAATTATAGGTTATGATTTAATATATTCATAAAATATGATGAATGTCAGCTGAGAGTTCCTGAAGTTTTTACTTACTTCGCCAGTTGTGCGTGAAACCGAATGTAGCAGACTAGTACGTTCTCTCTACAGGACACAGTAGCGACTGACTGGCGGGAAGGAACCAAGGCGCCAGTAGTCTGTCCCATTAGAGACATGTCTGTTTCAGAACACATGACACAGTCAGCACTTCCAGCTGATACAGACTGTAGTTCAAAAGCATTCAGCACTGCGACACAGAATGCCGCTACACGACTGTGGAAAGCCTCTTGTATTCTCAGCTGACAAGTCATgtgcttgcttgtttgtttataGCCTGTTGACAAGAGCAATTGCAAAATGATTgtttccatttttaaatttctttcttttactttGTTGACATTGTTTCTAACTGGGAAGTTCAAGTGCTAGAGTTCTTAAAAATCTGTAAAAGGGTAAGATTTAGTTAATGTGGAAGGTCTGAAAGAGGTACAGGTTGGCTGCTAATACACTAACAGCTCTGAGTGGACATCGGCCTTTAGTGATGCCAGAAATGTACTATACAAAACTTGTGTACgtgtatatacagtaaaacctcatttatCCGGCCCTCGTTGATCCGCATCTCCAGATAATCTGGATCACGTTTGaggacatttttaaaaattgaatgttCACATTAGATGATGATTTTTAACTATGATAACAAGAACATAACTATAAGTACGTcaatatttgctttttagtttgaTTCAATGTTCAGTTCCTGATTAGATTGTAAAATAAATGAAggtaatactgtactgtaaaatgatttttgttgagTTTAAGAAAGACTTACTGGAGTGTCACCGAACGCTTACGTGGTATGACGGTGCCTACAACACTACGACGGAAGAAGAAATTGTAGCAGCAGGCACATCTACAGCAGACAGTGAGAAAGAAGACTATGTGGATGAGGAGGGAGTGATCACACTGCAACAGCAGATGGCACATGCATATGCTGCGCACCAGCTGACAAACATCATGGCGTACTTGGAGCGTCAGCCAGAAAAGAGATGCGTGACCGTGCCTCAT
This window of the Anabrus simplex isolate iqAnaSimp1 chromosome 8, ASM4041472v1, whole genome shotgun sequence genome carries:
- the LOC136878827 gene encoding FUN14 domain-containing protein 1, whose product is MAPPSRKSNKKEEEEEELINIDEVAKETKSFIDKVLGDVGKSSATKQLLIGTASGWCTGFVTMKVGKIAAVAVGGGIILLQIASHKGYVKINWDKVYKQVDKVTDKVEEKATGESSKWMEKAEKYIDRKVDKAEELLKKTQRKGRRWYHSVVDGDDYFQVKEIHIFLASFVVGLAVGMVTAS